The following proteins are co-located in the Sulfurospirillum deleyianum DSM 6946 genome:
- the tsf gene encoding translation elongation factor Ts gives MAEITAALVKELRESTGAGMMDCKKALVDTDGDFEAAKDLLREKGLGKAAKKADRLASEGLVEVYVDASLKKATITEINAETDFVAKNEGFINLTKDTTAHIQATDVQTTEELMKTTIDGTVFEEYFASKVATIGENLVVRRFATLKAGANGVVNGYVHSNGRVGVLIAAHCDSEATAQKAGEFVRNLCMHAAAMKPTFLSYTELDAEFIEKETIGIKADIEKENEELARLKKPLKRMPQFVSRAQLTDDVLLAARKEMEAELKAQGKPEQIWDKIIPGQIDRFIADNTQLDQQYTLLSQFYVMDDKKTIAQVVEEKAKELGGKIELVGYVRFELGEGLEKKACDFASEVAAQLK, from the coding sequence ATGGCTGAGATTACCGCTGCTTTAGTAAAAGAATTACGCGAGTCCACAGGGGCTGGTATGATGGATTGTAAAAAAGCACTAGTCGATACTGATGGTGATTTTGAAGCGGCAAAAGACCTTTTAAGAGAAAAAGGTCTTGGTAAGGCAGCTAAAAAAGCTGATAGACTTGCTAGTGAAGGCTTGGTTGAAGTATATGTGGATGCAAGCTTAAAAAAAGCAACTATTACTGAAATCAATGCTGAAACAGACTTCGTTGCAAAAAATGAAGGATTTATCAATCTTACAAAAGATACAACAGCACATATTCAAGCAACAGATGTTCAAACAACAGAAGAGTTGATGAAAACAACGATTGATGGAACCGTGTTTGAAGAGTATTTTGCAAGTAAAGTTGCAACCATTGGTGAAAATCTTGTGGTCAGACGTTTTGCAACACTCAAAGCGGGTGCCAATGGCGTTGTTAATGGCTATGTTCACTCTAATGGACGTGTAGGTGTTTTAATTGCGGCTCATTGTGACAGTGAAGCAACTGCGCAAAAAGCAGGTGAATTTGTAAGAAATCTTTGTATGCATGCCGCTGCGATGAAACCTACTTTTTTAAGTTATACTGAACTTGATGCTGAATTTATCGAAAAAGAGACGATTGGTATTAAAGCAGATATTGAAAAAGAAAATGAGGAATTAGCACGTCTTAAGAAGCCTCTTAAACGTATGCCTCAATTTGTTTCTCGTGCGCAACTTACAGATGATGTACTTTTAGCTGCAAGAAAAGAGATGGAAGCTGAGCTTAAAGCACAGGGTAAACCTGAGCAAATCTGGGATAAAATTATTCCTGGTCAGATTGATCGTTTTATCGCTGATAACACACAACTTGATCAACAATATACGCTTTTAAGTCAATTCTATGTCATGGATGATAAAAAAACCATTGCACAAGTGGTTGAAGAAAAAGCAAAAGAGCTTGGTGGTAAAATTGAGCTTGTAGGCTATGTACGTTTTGAATTAGGTGAAGGCCTAGAGAAAAAAGCATGTGACTTCGCATCTGAAGTTGCAGCACAATTAAAATAA
- a CDS encoding ABC transporter ATP-binding protein, with amino-acid sequence MSLLHVRNVSHRFDYLLFDNVNFALAPKESMAILGVSGSGKSTLMHICSTLLKPNKGDVVLCDHHIYDDNEDTRLKLRRYDVGIIFQSHYLFKGFFANENVELASVISDKTMDHTILERLGIAEFMHYRVGDLSGGQQQRVSIARVLAKKPKIIFADEPTGNLDDKTAQEVMNVLFEYIEKENAALLLVTHNQHLAQQCTYVRYLHVDGLSKEG; translated from the coding sequence ATGTCTTTACTTCATGTACGAAATGTTTCTCATCGTTTTGATTACCTTTTATTTGACAATGTTAATTTTGCACTTGCTCCCAAAGAGTCTATGGCAATTTTGGGTGTGAGCGGGAGCGGAAAATCAACGCTTATGCATATTTGTTCGACGCTTCTTAAACCGAACAAAGGAGATGTTGTTTTATGTGATCATCATATTTATGATGATAATGAGGATACACGTTTAAAGTTAAGACGGTATGATGTGGGGATTATTTTTCAGTCTCATTACCTTTTTAAAGGTTTTTTTGCGAATGAAAATGTTGAACTCGCCTCTGTTATTAGCGATAAAACAATGGATCACACTATTTTAGAACGTTTAGGTATTGCTGAGTTTATGCATTATCGTGTGGGCGATCTTTCAGGTGGTCAACAACAACGTGTTTCTATTGCGAGGGTTTTGGCGAAGAAACCAAAAATTATTTTTGCGGATGAACCTACCGGTAATTTGGATGATAAAACAGCACAAGAAGTAATGAATGTTCTATTTGAATATATTGAAAAAGAGAATGCCGCCCTTCTTTTGGTAACGCACAATCAACACTTAGCACAACAGTGTACGTATGTACGATATCTCCATGTGGATGGATTAAGTAAGGAAGGCTAA